A stretch of Flavobacterium sp. N1994 DNA encodes these proteins:
- a CDS encoding ATP-binding protein has product MALSHQNKIQIVEALERMITIKGSQNKLAAEMPGVSPATLSQMRNHNWDNIAEEMWRKVGAYTGAGSSDWNFATTRNSNDLLKFFTEGQQHSLVMAITGKSGSGKSEATKKYESENKNVFFLSCNEYWDKRWFLRELLSKMGKDHAGLTLPEMMYKTVQLLKSIENPLIIMDEVDKLADNVLLFFITLYNELENHCGIILMATHFLEKRIRRGVAAEKKGYREIYSRVGLRFIELEETSYLDIENVCKANGIDETATIRAIAKDSDGDLRRVRRLIFANKRAA; this is encoded by the coding sequence ATGGCACTTTCACACCAAAACAAAATCCAAATCGTAGAAGCCTTAGAGCGCATGATCACAATCAAAGGATCACAAAACAAATTAGCTGCAGAAATGCCTGGCGTATCTCCTGCAACACTTTCACAAATGAGAAACCACAACTGGGATAACATCGCAGAGGAAATGTGGAGAAAAGTTGGAGCATATACCGGAGCTGGTTCCAGTGATTGGAACTTTGCTACAACTAGAAACTCAAATGATTTATTAAAATTCTTTACAGAGGGTCAACAGCATTCACTTGTAATGGCAATTACTGGAAAATCTGGTAGCGGTAAATCAGAAGCCACTAAAAAATACGAAAGTGAAAACAAAAACGTCTTCTTTCTATCCTGCAATGAATATTGGGATAAGCGTTGGTTTCTTCGTGAGCTTCTTTCAAAAATGGGTAAGGACCATGCAGGCTTAACCCTTCCAGAAATGATGTACAAAACAGTTCAGCTTTTAAAATCAATTGAAAACCCATTAATCATAATGGATGAAGTTGATAAACTAGCAGATAATGTTCTTTTATTCTTTATCACACTGTACAATGAGCTTGAAAATCATTGTGGAATTATACTAATGGCAACGCATTTTCTTGAAAAAAGAATAAGAAGAGGTGTTGCAGCTGAGAAAAAAGGATACAGAGAGATTTACAGCCGCGTAGGTCTTCGTTTCATAGAATTAGAAGAAACAAGCTACTTAGATATAGAAAACGTTTGTAAAGCCAACGGAATTGATGAAACGGCTACAATAAGAGCTATTGCTAAAGACTCAGATGGTGACTTAAGAAGAGTTCGTAGGTTGATTTTTGCTAATAAAAGAGCAGCATAA
- a CDS encoding helix-turn-helix domain containing protein, whose protein sequence is MQETVIHRIKKVCKWLIFSEHADNDRELAELLGYSKSSFSQILNEKVPLSDRFIDKLCGLDNNINKVWVKTGDGDFLKENNVTVSVANETTTTYSIINDEIKIFDNDQEPEVLINSHGNKFLIYPDGVIKIEVLKVPFKAYASYVENYFDEVKLKEDFSTITFRVDHIGRGNYLAFESVGDSMWNEGGYDTPSGADLLGREISKANWKDGFHKTKYGFVIISKTGMFHKDINKIDNNGCLILTSRNPLTKPFSYPLNDITQIFHVIKRSF, encoded by the coding sequence ATGCAAGAGACTGTTATTCATAGAATTAAGAAAGTATGCAAGTGGCTTATTTTTAGTGAGCATGCTGATAATGATAGAGAATTAGCTGAGTTGCTTGGGTATTCTAAGTCTTCATTCTCCCAAATTTTAAATGAAAAAGTTCCTTTATCAGATAGATTTATTGATAAACTATGTGGTCTTGACAATAATATAAACAAAGTTTGGGTAAAAACTGGAGATGGTGATTTCTTGAAAGAGAATAACGTTACAGTAAGTGTGGCTAATGAAACAACTACTACATATTCAATAATTAATGATGAAATAAAAATTTTTGATAATGATCAGGAACCTGAAGTACTGATAAATTCACATGGCAACAAATTTTTAATCTATCCGGATGGTGTAATTAAGATTGAGGTATTAAAGGTTCCTTTTAAGGCTTATGCCTCTTATGTAGAAAACTATTTTGATGAAGTCAAGTTAAAGGAGGACTTTTCCACGATTACTTTTAGGGTTGATCATATTGGTAGAGGGAACTATCTAGCATTTGAAAGCGTTGGTGATTCAATGTGGAATGAAGGAGGATATGATACTCCATCTGGAGCAGATCTATTAGGTCGTGAAATTTCAAAAGCCAACTGGAAGGATGGATTTCATAAAACAAAGTACGGATTTGTGATTATTAGTAAAACTGGAATGTTTCACAAAGACATAAACAAAATAGATAATAATGGATGTCTAATTCTTACTTCCAGAAATCCATTAACAAAGCCTTTTAGCTACCCTTTAAATGATATTACTCAAATATTTCACGTTATAAAACGCTCATTTTAA
- a CDS encoding DUF5675 family protein, whose product MESKIIRVAQGKNSTLSQLYINGVFHCYLLEDKIREVKLANETAIPTGTFQLRLNTWGAKNVDYKKAFGKLHEGMIEIIGLPNFNFVYIHTGNTIKETAGCPLCGFGFQFTEGEFQVAQSIAAYKMIYPKLLSLAKSTSNKIIIENNFQF is encoded by the coding sequence ATGGAAAGCAAAATAATAAGAGTCGCACAAGGAAAGAATAGCACTTTGAGCCAATTGTATATCAATGGGGTTTTTCATTGTTATCTGTTAGAGGATAAAATCAGAGAAGTGAAATTGGCGAATGAAACTGCCATCCCTACCGGAACTTTTCAATTAAGGTTAAACACCTGGGGTGCTAAAAATGTGGATTACAAAAAAGCTTTTGGAAAGCTTCATGAAGGAATGATTGAAATTATTGGTTTACCAAATTTCAATTTTGTGTATATCCACACTGGAAACACTATTAAAGAAACTGCCGGATGTCCGCTTTGCGGTTTCGGGTTTCAGTTTACTGAAGGCGAGTTTCAAGTTGCTCAAAGTATTGCAGCTTACAAAATGATTTATCCAAAATTGCTTTCGTTGGCCAAAAGCACTTCAAATAAAATCATCATAGAAAACAATTTTCAATTTTAA
- a CDS encoding endonuclease/exonuclease/phosphatase family protein, with product MKIATLNIDWFKKSKDLQKTIQDEIKKQDLDFLVVNENIESFSFHDNYFKYHSKPIPTKEEFQHLDYEIYLKGATPVRTTIYSRHHSIQEIKTIDNYTSVCHKFTIDQKQISIYGTIIGTWGIKYQEEIARAELQNFKADIQNILKENKNVIIAGDFNTSFFENEKRQLSTINSRTELLNFTDNLNIFRATEKIENCIDHIFVSENLKQLSTFKTSTFLDGDILKDNPHKGIILELHF from the coding sequence TTGAAAATTGCAACACTCAATATTGACTGGTTTAAAAAGTCGAAAGATTTACAAAAGACAATTCAGGACGAAATCAAAAAACAAGATTTGGATTTTTTGGTTGTGAATGAGAATATTGAAAGCTTCAGTTTTCACGACAACTATTTTAAGTACCATTCCAAACCAATCCCGACAAAAGAAGAATTCCAACATCTGGATTATGAAATTTACCTAAAAGGAGCAACACCAGTGCGAACCACTATTTATTCAAGGCACCATTCCATTCAGGAGATAAAAACCATTGATAATTATACTTCTGTTTGTCATAAATTCACAATAGACCAAAAGCAAATTTCAATTTACGGAACCATCATTGGAACCTGGGGAATAAAATACCAAGAAGAAATCGCAAGGGCAGAACTTCAAAATTTCAAAGCTGACATTCAAAACATCTTAAAGGAAAACAAGAACGTTATCATTGCCGGAGACTTCAACACCTCATTTTTCGAAAACGAAAAACGACAGTTATCAACCATCAACAGCAGAACTGAATTACTAAATTTTACAGATAACTTAAATATCTTCCGCGCCACCGAAAAAATAGAAAACTGTATAGACCACATTTTTGTCTCCGAAAATTTAAAGCAGCTTTCAACTTTTAAAACATCAACTTTTTTAGATGGTGATATTTTAAAAGACAATCCACACAAAGGAATTATTTTAGAATTGCACTTTTGA
- a CDS encoding thermonuclease family protein, with amino-acid sequence MQYNAKAPFIVETHWQIEEVLDGDSIIISNRFSQLQKEIRLYGLDAPEVKLNRKMIEDEEKSHLPAQLLLQFGLQSLHFVLSVAPPKTTVTIITEQDNYYDYWNRQLGYVILPNGECLNDLLLINGYAKATHQYYCGRLAEYQAMNRQAQLDGVGLYSSVEKF; translated from the coding sequence ATGCAATACAATGCAAAAGCACCGTTTATAGTGGAAACCCATTGGCAAATTGAAGAAGTCCTTGATGGTGATAGCATCATCATTAGCAATCGTTTCTCTCAATTGCAAAAAGAAATCCGACTTTATGGCTTAGATGCACCAGAAGTAAAACTAAATAGGAAGATGATAGAAGATGAAGAGAAAAGCCATTTACCGGCTCAATTACTGCTTCAATTTGGTTTGCAATCCTTGCACTTCGTTTTGTCTGTTGCACCGCCTAAAACGACTGTAACTATCATTACAGAACAGGATAACTATTATGACTATTGGAACAGGCAATTAGGATATGTGATTTTGCCTAATGGTGAATGTTTGAATGATTTACTTTTGATCAATGGGTATGCAAAAGCAACCCATCAATATTACTGCGGAAGATTAGCAGAATACCAAGCAATGAACCGCCAAGCGCAGCTTGATGGAGTAGGGCTTTACAGTAGTGTAGAAAAGTTCTGA
- a CDS encoding transposase family protein, producing MFTYQQNILCIASSWLWENDILSEGNYKKLCSTGQIRKLTIGGNGRKALVAFESIPDRFKKLICDKVGDPYASAKKIIFADYMTWDHEAETYFKTYLLENREPLPEEKQQEYTHQAIMFNTVNHIAVNVVVQKRFGGKKEMWSRMLTAIQNLPETWMHTRYKNVVSFKRAFKKYQEEGYSSIVSGKWLNTNSTKIVDDVADFILSQYCLPIKYTISEVHRLYESVREAKGWKSLTERGIGEWLDKTEQKRIWVLARDGKDEYMKTFGHTVTRKRSEWFPNAWWAIDGTKLDLVHYANNKLKMAAELKINVVFDVYSEKIIGWDIAYTENHASHFRAIKRAVSEAGCRPFLFTYDKQSGHTSGKMQNLYDRLPAKGGAHYSHKVGRKSSPAEQIFNRLQQQVISKMWFSDKQGIKVRKATNRPNTDFIVEYKEALPTVDEFNNIFQALVNQWNSRSTESMEFSRNEMFEQETEHREEIDIMDQLSLFWIDETKEKKYYAHGLPLTVEGKDYLYEVYNENGQVDLDFRRKWVNEKLIVRYDPEYLNEYVALYELRPSGEKRFIAYAQKKRAHESIPILMVENSKVNLLQDIAVRDAELKRDQEAYERLIERSGISRESLIEEQEIMIKLQGHLPKEGQMQTDSNSLYNRF from the coding sequence ATGTTTACCTATCAGCAAAATATACTATGTATAGCTTCGAGCTGGCTTTGGGAAAATGATATCCTGAGCGAAGGCAATTATAAAAAGCTTTGCTCAACTGGTCAAATCAGAAAATTGACTATTGGAGGTAATGGAAGAAAAGCGTTAGTAGCTTTTGAGTCAATTCCAGATCGTTTTAAAAAGTTGATCTGTGATAAAGTTGGTGATCCTTACGCATCAGCAAAAAAGATAATTTTTGCAGACTATATGACATGGGACCATGAAGCTGAAACCTATTTCAAAACATACCTTCTTGAAAATAGAGAGCCCCTGCCAGAAGAAAAACAGCAAGAGTACACTCATCAAGCTATAATGTTCAATACTGTAAATCACATTGCAGTAAATGTAGTTGTTCAAAAGAGATTTGGCGGTAAAAAAGAAATGTGGAGTCGAATGCTAACAGCTATTCAAAATCTACCAGAGACCTGGATGCATACTCGCTACAAAAATGTAGTTTCTTTTAAACGTGCTTTCAAAAAATATCAAGAGGAAGGTTACTCCTCAATCGTTTCAGGCAAATGGTTAAATACAAATTCAACTAAGATAGTTGATGATGTTGCCGATTTCATTTTATCACAATACTGCTTACCAATCAAGTACACAATTTCCGAAGTACATCGCCTTTATGAGTCAGTTCGTGAAGCTAAAGGATGGAAATCATTAACGGAAAGAGGTATAGGAGAATGGCTTGATAAAACAGAGCAAAAACGTATTTGGGTTTTAGCTCGTGATGGCAAGGATGAATATATGAAAACATTTGGTCATACAGTAACACGTAAACGCTCTGAATGGTTCCCTAATGCATGGTGGGCAATTGATGGAACCAAGTTAGACCTAGTTCACTATGCAAACAATAAATTAAAAATGGCTGCAGAATTAAAAATCAATGTTGTTTTTGACGTTTACAGTGAAAAAATCATTGGATGGGATATTGCATACACAGAAAACCATGCATCGCACTTTAGAGCTATTAAAAGAGCCGTTAGTGAAGCTGGTTGCAGACCTTTCTTATTTACTTATGATAAACAATCAGGTCATACATCAGGTAAAATGCAAAATCTGTACGATAGATTGCCTGCTAAAGGTGGAGCGCACTACAGTCATAAGGTTGGCCGTAAATCATCGCCAGCTGAGCAGATATTTAACAGACTACAACAACAGGTAATTTCTAAAATGTGGTTTTCTGATAAGCAAGGTATCAAAGTAAGAAAAGCAACTAACCGTCCTAACACCGATTTCATAGTTGAGTACAAAGAAGCTCTTCCAACGGTTGATGAATTCAATAATATATTCCAGGCTTTAGTTAATCAGTGGAATAGTCGTTCAACTGAAAGCATGGAATTCAGTAGAAATGAAATGTTTGAGCAAGAAACTGAGCATCGTGAAGAGATCGATATCATGGACCAACTTTCATTGTTCTGGATTGACGAAACTAAGGAAAAGAAATACTATGCTCACGGATTACCGTTGACTGTTGAAGGTAAAGACTACTTGTATGAAGTATACAATGAAAATGGTCAGGTTGATTTAGACTTCCGTAGAAAATGGGTAAATGAAAAACTAATAGTTCGTTATGATCCAGAATACTTAAATGAGTATGTAGCACTTTATGAGCTTAGACCTTCTGGAGAAAAAAGATTTATAGCATACGCTCAGAAAAAACGTGCTCATGAGTCAATTCCAATACTTATGGTTGAAAATTCTAAAGTAAATCTACTCCAAGATATAGCAGTTAGAGATGCAGAACTTAAACGTGATCAAGAAGCTTACGAAAGATTGATTGAGCGTTCAGGAATAAGTAGAGAAAGCTTAATAGAAGAGCAGGAAATAATGATAAAACTGCAAGGACATTTACCAAAAGAAGGACAAATGCAAACCGATTCAAATTCATTATATAACCGATTTTAA